The following are encoded in a window of Oncorhynchus keta strain PuntledgeMale-10-30-2019 chromosome 10, Oket_V2, whole genome shotgun sequence genomic DNA:
- the LOC118388799 gene encoding double-stranded RNA-binding protein Staufen homolog 1-like isoform X2, translated as MSQFQCPGNLMSSPAASPMQQLSQPQPGYSIPCASGPLPSESASHPLLSSALPSGSATPFSPTSTVSNMANPKEKTPMCLVNELARFNKIQPEYKLLCEQGPAHSKIFSVRLSLGDQHWEAEGTSIKKAQHSAAATALAQTTLPKPSMRNNPRNNTDCMTHTVELNAFCMKLGVKPMYKPIDPYPGMRPSNFNYNIRAPGPYQRSMQQYYYPFPPVGPVLYHMELNIGGQQFHGKGRTRQLAKHDAAAKALKTLQKEPILLQQLPETNGEDTENFNKSEISQVFEIALKRNMPVNFEVLKEAGPPHMKSFMVCVAVGEFCGEGEGKSKKIAKKLAATAVLEELRRLPQLSPSVEKIQPARIKKKTKSIIKLQTSPEYGQGMNPISRLAQIQQAKKEKEPEYSMMTERGLPRRREFVMQVTVCGHCAEGLGPSKKVAKRNAAEKMLELLGFKVPPPQPHKPALKTDEKVLQKKNGDGRKVTFFEPGSVEESQSLGSKAENYRQPYLSHQQLPAGILPMVAEVAQAIGASPSLGHQNKGYGPRTNPAKATLTAMIANELLYGGTSLTADTILKSQNSMAHLVPHGPLTRPSEQLSYLANVQGLQVDYKDFPKNNKNEFVSLINCSSQPPLISHGIGKDVESCHDMAALSILKLLSELDQQQHQQQTNDRTGSGPTSGCGKQDMDGCDSLIIKQANSSNLGQQTLDGTV; from the exons ATGTCCCAGTTCCAGTGTCCGGGTAACCTTATGTCGAGCCCTGCTGCCAGCCCCATGCAGCAGctgtctcagccccagccagggTACAGTATCCCCTGTGCCTCGGGCCCCCTGCCCTCCGAGAGCGCCAGTCACCCGCTCCTGAGCTCAGCCCTGCCCTCGGGCTCAGCCACTCCATTCAGCCCCACCTCCACAG TATCTAACATGGCAAACCCTAAAGAGAAGACCCCCATGTGTCTGGTGAATGAGTTAGCCCGTTTCAATAAGATCCAGCCTGAGTATAAGCTGCTCTGTGAGCAAGGACCAGCTCATTCCAAG ATCTTCTCAGTGCGGTTATCACTGGGGGATCAGCACTGGGAGGCAGAGGGGACCAGTATAAAGAAGGCCCAGCACTCTGCAGCTGCCACAGCCTTGGCCCAGACAACACTGCCCAAACCTAGCATGAGGAACAACCCCCGCAACAACACAG ATTGCATGACACACACGGTGGAGCTGAATGCCTTCTGTATGAAGTTAGGGGTGAAGCCTATGTACAAGCCCATAGACCCCTACCCTGGGATGAGACCATCCAACTTCAACTACAACATCAGGGCCCCGGGGCCTTACCAACGCTCCATGCAACA GTACTACTACCCGTTTCCCCCGGTGGGGCCGGTGTTGTACCACATGGAGCTGAACATCGGGGGCCAGCAGTTCCACGGGAAGGGGCGCACGCGGCAGCTTGCCAAACATGACGCCGCTGCCAAGGCACTGAAGACTCTACAGAAAGAGCCCATACTGCTGCAGCAGCTGCCTGAG ACGAATGGAGAAGACACAGAGAACTTCAATAAATCAGAAATCAGCCAGGTGTTTGAGATCGCACTGAAGAGGAACATGCCTGTCAACTTTGAG GTTCTGAAGGAGGCAGGCCCGCCTCACATGAAGAGCTTCATGGTGTGTGTGGCGGTGGGCGAGTTCTGTGGCGAGGGCGAGGGCAAGAGTAAGAAGATCGCTAAGAAGCTGGCAGCTACAGCCGTGCTGGAGGAACTGAGGAGACTGCCCCAGCTGTCCCCCAGCGTGGAGAAGATTCAGCCAGCACGCATTAAGAAGAAAACCAAGTCCATTATTAAG CTGCAGACCAGTCCAGAGTATGGGCAGGGCATGAACCCCATCAGCAGACTGGCTCAGATCCAGCAGGCTAAGAAAGAGAAGGAGCCAGAATACAGCATGATGACGGAGAGGGGGCTGCCCAGACGCAGGGAGTTCGTCATGCAG GTGACTGTGTGTGGCCATTGTGCAGAGGGCTTAGGCCCCAGTAAGAAGGTAGCGAAGAGGAACGCAGCAGAGAAGATGCTGGAGCTTCTCGGTTTCAAAGTGCCTCCGCCTCAGCCCCACAAACCTGCGCTCAAAACGGACGAAAAG GTCCTGCAGAAGAAAAATGGAGATGGGAGGAAAGTGACCTTCTTCGAGCCGGGCTCTGTAGAAGAGAGCCAGTCGCTGG GCTCCAAGGCAGAGAACTACCGCCAGCCCTACCTCAGCCACCAGCAGCTCCCAGCAGGCATCCTGCCCATGGTGGCAGAGGTGGCCCAGGCTATAGGGGCCAGCCCCAGTCTGGGGCACCAGAACAAGGGTTACGGCCCCCGGACCAACCCTgccaag GCCACCCTGACGGCCATGATCGCCAACGAGCTGCTGTACGGTGGTACCTCCCTGACCGCCGATACCATCCTGAAGAGTCAGAACAGTATGGCTCATCTAGTACCTCACGGACCCCTGACCAGACCCTCCGAACAGCTCAGCTACCTAGCCAACGTACAAGGTCTACAG GTGGATTACAAAGACTTCCCCAAAAACAACAAGAATGAATTTGTATCGCTGATCAACTGCTCCTCCCAGCCGCCTCTTATCAGCCACGGCATTGGCAAGGACGTGGAGTCCTGTCACGACATG GCGGCCTTGAGTATCCTGAAATTACTGTCAGAGCTGGACCAGCAGCAGCACCAGCAGCAGACCAATGACAGGACAGGGAGCGGACCAACCTCTGG GTGTGGCAAACAGGACATGGACGGCTGCGACTCTCTCATCATCAAACAGGCTAACTCAAGCAACTTGGGACAACAGACTCTGGATGGCACTGTGTAG
- the LOC118388799 gene encoding double-stranded RNA-binding protein Staufen homolog 1-like isoform X1 yields the protein MSQFQCPGNLMSSPAASPMQQLSQPQPGYSIPCASGPLPSESASHPLLSSALPSGSATPFSPTSTVSNMANPKEKTPMCLVNELARFNKIQPEYKLLCEQGPAHSKIFSVRLSLGDQHWEAEGTSIKKAQHSAAATALAQTTLPKPSMRNNPRNNTVDCMTHTVELNAFCMKLGVKPMYKPIDPYPGMRPSNFNYNIRAPGPYQRSMQQYYYPFPPVGPVLYHMELNIGGQQFHGKGRTRQLAKHDAAAKALKTLQKEPILLQQLPETNGEDTENFNKSEISQVFEIALKRNMPVNFEVLKEAGPPHMKSFMVCVAVGEFCGEGEGKSKKIAKKLAATAVLEELRRLPQLSPSVEKIQPARIKKKTKSIIKLQTSPEYGQGMNPISRLAQIQQAKKEKEPEYSMMTERGLPRRREFVMQVTVCGHCAEGLGPSKKVAKRNAAEKMLELLGFKVPPPQPHKPALKTDEKVLQKKNGDGRKVTFFEPGSVEESQSLGSKAENYRQPYLSHQQLPAGILPMVAEVAQAIGASPSLGHQNKGYGPRTNPAKATLTAMIANELLYGGTSLTADTILKSQNSMAHLVPHGPLTRPSEQLSYLANVQGLQVDYKDFPKNNKNEFVSLINCSSQPPLISHGIGKDVESCHDMAALSILKLLSELDQQQHQQQTNDRTGSGPTSGCGKQDMDGCDSLIIKQANSSNLGQQTLDGTV from the exons ATGTCCCAGTTCCAGTGTCCGGGTAACCTTATGTCGAGCCCTGCTGCCAGCCCCATGCAGCAGctgtctcagccccagccagggTACAGTATCCCCTGTGCCTCGGGCCCCCTGCCCTCCGAGAGCGCCAGTCACCCGCTCCTGAGCTCAGCCCTGCCCTCGGGCTCAGCCACTCCATTCAGCCCCACCTCCACAG TATCTAACATGGCAAACCCTAAAGAGAAGACCCCCATGTGTCTGGTGAATGAGTTAGCCCGTTTCAATAAGATCCAGCCTGAGTATAAGCTGCTCTGTGAGCAAGGACCAGCTCATTCCAAG ATCTTCTCAGTGCGGTTATCACTGGGGGATCAGCACTGGGAGGCAGAGGGGACCAGTATAAAGAAGGCCCAGCACTCTGCAGCTGCCACAGCCTTGGCCCAGACAACACTGCCCAAACCTAGCATGAGGAACAACCCCCGCAACAACACAG TAGATTGCATGACACACACGGTGGAGCTGAATGCCTTCTGTATGAAGTTAGGGGTGAAGCCTATGTACAAGCCCATAGACCCCTACCCTGGGATGAGACCATCCAACTTCAACTACAACATCAGGGCCCCGGGGCCTTACCAACGCTCCATGCAACA GTACTACTACCCGTTTCCCCCGGTGGGGCCGGTGTTGTACCACATGGAGCTGAACATCGGGGGCCAGCAGTTCCACGGGAAGGGGCGCACGCGGCAGCTTGCCAAACATGACGCCGCTGCCAAGGCACTGAAGACTCTACAGAAAGAGCCCATACTGCTGCAGCAGCTGCCTGAG ACGAATGGAGAAGACACAGAGAACTTCAATAAATCAGAAATCAGCCAGGTGTTTGAGATCGCACTGAAGAGGAACATGCCTGTCAACTTTGAG GTTCTGAAGGAGGCAGGCCCGCCTCACATGAAGAGCTTCATGGTGTGTGTGGCGGTGGGCGAGTTCTGTGGCGAGGGCGAGGGCAAGAGTAAGAAGATCGCTAAGAAGCTGGCAGCTACAGCCGTGCTGGAGGAACTGAGGAGACTGCCCCAGCTGTCCCCCAGCGTGGAGAAGATTCAGCCAGCACGCATTAAGAAGAAAACCAAGTCCATTATTAAG CTGCAGACCAGTCCAGAGTATGGGCAGGGCATGAACCCCATCAGCAGACTGGCTCAGATCCAGCAGGCTAAGAAAGAGAAGGAGCCAGAATACAGCATGATGACGGAGAGGGGGCTGCCCAGACGCAGGGAGTTCGTCATGCAG GTGACTGTGTGTGGCCATTGTGCAGAGGGCTTAGGCCCCAGTAAGAAGGTAGCGAAGAGGAACGCAGCAGAGAAGATGCTGGAGCTTCTCGGTTTCAAAGTGCCTCCGCCTCAGCCCCACAAACCTGCGCTCAAAACGGACGAAAAG GTCCTGCAGAAGAAAAATGGAGATGGGAGGAAAGTGACCTTCTTCGAGCCGGGCTCTGTAGAAGAGAGCCAGTCGCTGG GCTCCAAGGCAGAGAACTACCGCCAGCCCTACCTCAGCCACCAGCAGCTCCCAGCAGGCATCCTGCCCATGGTGGCAGAGGTGGCCCAGGCTATAGGGGCCAGCCCCAGTCTGGGGCACCAGAACAAGGGTTACGGCCCCCGGACCAACCCTgccaag GCCACCCTGACGGCCATGATCGCCAACGAGCTGCTGTACGGTGGTACCTCCCTGACCGCCGATACCATCCTGAAGAGTCAGAACAGTATGGCTCATCTAGTACCTCACGGACCCCTGACCAGACCCTCCGAACAGCTCAGCTACCTAGCCAACGTACAAGGTCTACAG GTGGATTACAAAGACTTCCCCAAAAACAACAAGAATGAATTTGTATCGCTGATCAACTGCTCCTCCCAGCCGCCTCTTATCAGCCACGGCATTGGCAAGGACGTGGAGTCCTGTCACGACATG GCGGCCTTGAGTATCCTGAAATTACTGTCAGAGCTGGACCAGCAGCAGCACCAGCAGCAGACCAATGACAGGACAGGGAGCGGACCAACCTCTGG GTGTGGCAAACAGGACATGGACGGCTGCGACTCTCTCATCATCAAACAGGCTAACTCAAGCAACTTGGGACAACAGACTCTGGATGGCACTGTGTAG